The genomic DNA CAACATCTGATGTTGCGTTGCTTCACCGCAATCAAATAACCAGGTCATCTTCGGATGTAACAGTGCGATGGATGAAACATTCCGTTGTTTGGACGGCATCCCGGCTCCTGTTCCTAAAAAATAAAATTCCATCTTTTTCCCCTTTTCGTAAAATTAGCAATTTTTATACACAAAATACACCTTTCTCGAGTGGAAGCATGATAAACTGTACCCATACTGATTCGAAAGGTGGTTTTTCCATGACCAAAATCGAACGGACTTATGCACGAATCGTACAAAGTGCCCGGATGTTAAACGAAAACTATCGGCAACAGTATGGGAAATCAATCCAAATTCAAGACATTGCAACAACCTTACTATGTACGGAAGAACTTGTTCTTGAGTCGATGGAATATTTCGAACGTCCACAATTAACTTAATCGTACAACGACAAAGAGTGTACCGCAACGTTGCGGTACACTCTTTTTAGTCTGGCATCACTTATTCGTGATGTAATCCACTAACGTCACACATAATTCTGCTGTCTTGACGAGCTCTTCAATCGGCATTTTTTCGTTTGTCGTATGAATGTCCTCGTAACCAACAGCCAAATTGACGGTTGGAATCCCAAATCCAGCAATCACGTTTGCATCTGATCCCCCACCAGAATGCAACAAACGTGGTGTCCGACCGAGTTGTGTAATCGCTGCTTTCGCCACTTCGACGACTTGATCGCCGTCTTCGAATTTGAAACCAGGATACATGACTTTGACTTCGACTTCCGCACGCCCTCCGAATTCAGCAGCAACTTCTTCGAAAGCCGCTTTCATTTTCGCCGTTTGGGCCTCCATTTTAGGCGCAACGAGTGAGCGGGCTTCCGCAAAGATTTCGACGTAATCACAAACGATGTTAGTCGATGGACCACCTCCGCTGAAGCGTCCAATGTTCGCCGTCGTCTCTTCATCGATCCGGCCAAGCGGCATTTTAGCGATTGCTTTTGCTGCAATCGTGATGGCAGAGATTCCTTTTTCAGGTGCAACACCAGCATGAGCTGTTTTGCCGTAAATTTTTGCATTTACTTTCGCTTGGGTTGGTGCAGCCGTAATGATATCGCCGACTTTACCGTCTGAATCCAGAGCAAAACCGTAGTCTGCATCAATCTTCGATGGATCCAAAACCATCGCCCCCACTAAACCGGACTCTTCGCCGACCGTGATGACGAATTGAATTTTCCCGTGCGGTTGATTCGTTTCGTTCAAGACATGGACCAATTCGATTAATGAAGCGAGTCCCGCTTTATCATCTGCCCCAAGAATCGTTGTTCCATCGGTTTTAACATATCCGTCTTCGATGATTGGTTTGATTCCCTGTCCCGGAAAAACCGTATCCATATGGGAAGTGAAATAAATCTTATCGACTCCGTCTTTTGTTGCCGGAAGCGTGATGATCAAGTTGTTTCCTTTATGTTCGGTTTTTGATGAAGCGTCATCTTCGAATACGTCACAGCCGAGTGTCGTAAACGTTGCTTTTAAGTGGGCACAGATTTGTGCTTCCTCTTTTGATTCCGAGTCAATCTGGACCAGTTCTAAAAAGGTATCAAGTACACGTTGCTCATTCACCATGTTGCATTCCTCCTCATTTTTTCAGTTCGACTAGCGCTTTTTTAGTATACCATCTATAGGCAGATTTGCACTTCGCAAGCGTTGTTTGTACAATGGCTATAATCAATCGTTCTATGAAAGGAGTCGTTTTATTATGGCAAAACCATCAAAACAACAACGGATCATCAAATGGACCACGATTACGATTTTAGCAATTTTCTTACTCGGTACTTTTGCGTCGACGATGTTCTACCTCTTCTGATCGACGAATCGTTGCTTCAGTTTCAAATACTGTTCCGCTTCCTGCAACATGTGCAACAGAGCGGACCGGACTTCGAACTCATCGCGTGTCTTCGGTAACGGTGACTCGCGAAATTCTTCGAGTAGACGTTTGAGTTCCATCAAAAATAACGTCGCGTCGGCATCGGGTCGGACATTGTCACCAATCGTCCGGAACAGGTCGGCGACTTTTTTACCTTCGTCTACGACAAGGACTAAATCATCGACGTTGCGGACGATTCCACTCAACAATTCAAATTGTTGTTCGCGCATTCGGAAATACAGATAGTCTTCATCATCATTTCGCCGACCGATGGCATTCCCCATCCGTTTCAAGGAAGCATCCTTCCCCTCTTTCAACAGCCGTTCCGTCTCATGTAGCGTCAGCGAATGTTGGTTGATCCGCCCCGTCTCGATCGCCGCGGCCACTTCGAAGAACAAGGCGGCAATCCGTTGATCGATTTGCAGTCGCCGCTCGGCAATCGTCCGGTCGAGACTCGGCATGTACATATTAACGAGTAATCCGACCCCGACACCAATCAGCAACAAATACAATTCGTTTAAAAAAATGCTGAGGTTTAATTGGCGTGCGACATACAGATGGGTCAGGATGACGACACTTGTGATAAAACCGTCCTGTAGGCGGAGGCGTTGTGTCAGTGGAAGAAATAAAATGAAATAGAGTGCAATAGCAATCGGACGGTATCCGATGACTTCGAAGATCACAAAACCAAGTCCAATCGCGAGGACCGAAGCCATGATCCGTTCATAAGACGAACGAAATGATTTTTTTCTTGTCGCTTGAATGCTCAAAATAGCGATGATGGCTGCAAAAACGTAGTAATCCAGTTGCATCTTTTCCGCAATCCACATCGCGAGTGCCGCTGCGACAGCGGTCTTTAACGTGCGATATCCGATAAACACAGACTTCCCTCCATTCTTTGTTAGGGTACCTATTCTTTACCCAGGTTGTCGATTGATTTTTTTGAAGGACGTGATTTTTTGACTAAACGTACGATTCGCCCCACTCGCCCGGTCCGTCGAACGGGCTCCTTCAAGGGGCTTGTCTTTTTTTTCTTACTCGGTTGCGGATTGTTCCTGTTGTTACGGGACAAACCCCAAACCATTCTTCCTCCGGCTTCCCCATACGTCGCGGAACTCTACCGGGACGGGAAAGTCATCCGGGAAGAAGAATTCGATTCCGTCACCGAAGCGAAAGCATTTATCAACGGACGCCGTGGCGCTATCAAACGGACGTCCGATGAACGGTATCTCTATTTGACCGGAAGCGGGATTGGAATCGTCAATTCAAATCAGACCTTAAATATTTATTCGGACCGTGCGTTGAAAAAACGACATACGTATGTCGCGCCCGGCAGTCGACTCGCTTTACTTGCCTATACGGATTCGGTCAGTCGGGTCGAGATTGCCGGTCTGACCGGTTATGTCGCTTCCGATCGGTTGACTCTTTATCCGCTCGAACAATCCAGTAATCGGTCCTATTATGAAAAACAAGACGAGCGTCTCTTGCATTATATCGTCGCCGATGCCGGTCTCGGTGGTTTGATTACGGCTGGTGAAGCACCGGCGTCATTAGACGACCGAACGATGCAGTATGTCGAGTCCAAAACGTTGACGCAGGATTTACGGAAACCGACCGCTTTGACAGCCAAGCAACTGGATGCCTATATTAAAAAAAATGCTCCCGACAGTCCCTTGATCGGCACGGGCAAGACGTTTAAGCAGGTTGAACGCACTTATCAAATCAATGCGGCCTATTTGCTCGCCCATGCGATTCACGAGTCCGATTACGGACGGTCCGACATCGCTAAAGACAAGTTTAATCTATTCGGGGTTAATGCAACGGATATCGCTCCCGGTCAAAATGCGACGGCGTATACTTCCTTTGAAGACTCGATCCGTAAGACGGGCCGCTTCATCGCCCGTGATTACCTTGCTAAAGACGGGAAATACTACCGCGGTCCGTTTCTCGGAAACAAGGCACGCGGAATGAACGTGTTTTATGCCTCCGATCCGTACTGGAGCGAAAAAATCGCCGGAATCCTCTTGAAAATGAACGCCGTCTAAAACCGACTTATGGTACACTAATGGGCGAGACATCAATCATTTAGGAGTGAATACACATGGAAAAAGTTTTAGTATTTGGTCATAAAAATCCGGACACGGATACGATTGCATCGGCCATCGCCTATGCCGAATTAAAAAAAGAGCTCGGTGTTCACGCTGAAGCCGTTCGTCTTGGTGAAATCAACGGAGAAACGCAATTTGCGCTCGACTACTTCAAAGTCGCCCGTCCCCGCCTCGTGACAGAAGTATCAAAAGAAGCACAACACGTCATTCTCGTTGACCACAATGAACGTCAACAAAGTGCCGACGATATCGATGCCGTCAAAGTAACGGAAGTCATCGACCATCACCGGATTGCCAACTTCGAAACGTCTGATCCGATTTATTACCGGGCAGAACCGGTTGGCTGTACGACGACAATCTTAAACAAAATGTACAAAGAACACGGTGTTGCGATTAAACCGGAAATCGCCGGTTTGATGTTATCAGCCATCGTTTCCGACTCGTTATTATTCAAATCACCGACATGTACGGAGCAGGACGTCATTGCAGCACGTGAACTCGCGACGATTGCCGGCGTCGATGCCAACGTTTATGGTCTCGATATGTTAAAAGCCGGTGCTGATTTATCAATGAAAACTGTGGATGAGCTGATTGCACTTGATGCAAAAGAGTTTTCGATGGGACCATTCAAAGTCGAAATCGCACAAGCAAACACAGTCGATACGGCAGAAGTTTTGCTTCGTCAAGCAGAACTCGAAACACGGATCGAATCATTGATTGCTGAAAAAGAATTGGACTTGTACATGTTGCTCGTCACCGATATCTTGACAAACAACTCGGTCGCACTTGTTCTCGGACCTGAAGCTTCACTGGTCGAACGGGCCTTCGGACTTGATGCTACGAATCACCTCCTTTATCTTGAAGGTGTCGTTTCACGGAAAAAACAAGTTGTTCCGGTCTTGACGAATACGGCAACAGCAGTCGAATAATTTCCATCCAAAAGAAGGAGTTTGCTCCTTCTTTTTTGAATACTTATACTGAATGGTTATTCATTCAGTATATAAGGGGGATTTACACATGACAAAAACAGTACTTGTCACCGGTGGTACGAGCGGCATGGGGAAAGCGATGGCCCTCGCTTTAAAAGAAGCCGGCTGGAACGTCGTCGTGACCGGGCGAAATGCCGAACGGTTGCAACAAACCGACCAGGACTTACAGGCGATTGATGGAAAACACAGTGTCATTCAAATGGACGTCCGGGATCCAGACGCCTGCCTCGCTGCTGTCAATCAAACCCGGCAACAATACGGACAACTCGAAGCACTGATCAATAACGCAGCCGGTAATTTCATCTGTCCGACTGACGAACTCTCGCCAAACGGGTGGAAAACGGTCATTGATATCGTCTTGAACGGGACATTCAACTGTTCCCATGCGCTCGTCAAAGGCTGGCAGGAAGACGGGGTATCAGGAGGACAAATCTTGAATATTGTCGCTTCGTACGCCTGGCAGGCCGGTCCAGGGGTCGCACCAAGTGCCGCTGCAAAAGCCGGGGTCCTGAACCTGACACGGACACTTGCTGTCGAATGGGGGTACAAATACGGGGCCCGGATCAATGCAATCAGCCCCGGTCCGATTGAACGGACAGGCGGAGCCGATAAACTCGCCATGTCACCGGAACACGCAGAACGAATTCGACGGAACGTCCCGCTCGGGCGATTCGGGACACCGGAAGAAATCGCCGGTCTTGCGACTTGGATGCTGTCCGATCAAGCGAGCTACTTAAACGGAGAATGTATCGCCCTCGACGGCGGACACTGGTTAAATAAACAACCGTTTTGATGCTGTTCTCAGTCTCCCGTCTCCATTGCGGGAGACTTTTCAAATGGTTTTCTGCCCGCCCCTTCTTATTTTCCCATTTAGCTATGTTTATCAATCATTTTTTTAGGAAAATAGTAATACAGATAGTCAGGAGTAAGGAGGATATATAAATGGGAATCGCTTTTATGTGGGGGGCAATCGCAGGAGGAGCTGTCGTAATCGGGGCATTAATCGGCTTGTTCATTCCTCTTAAACAACGTCTAATCGGGTACGTCATGTCGTTTGGAACGGGCATTTTAATCGGAGCGGCGACGTTCGAGTTATTGGATGAAGCCTTAAACAAATCCACGACGATGATTGTCGGTATTTCCTTTATCGTCGGGTCACTCGTGTTCACCGGTTTTGACATGTTCGTTTCCTCACGTGGTGCCAGTAAACGAAAAAGATCGTCCGGCGGTAACGAAGGCACAGGAACTGCCATCTTCTTCGGTACGATTCTGGACGCGATTCCGGAATCAATCATGATCGGTGCCAGTCTTTTATCCGGAAATGTCAGCGCCGCTCTCGTTGCAGCGATTTTCGTCAGTAACATCCCGGAAGGTCTCTCGAGTACGACCGGCTTACAAAAAGATGGCTTCTCAAAGAAAAAAATTCTGGTCATGTGGGGAATCGTCTGGTTGATATCCGCGCTCGCTTCCCTTGCCGGTTATTCCATTTTAGCGGAATTACCGGATATGCAGTTTGCGATGATCGGTGCCTTTGCGAGCGGCGGCATCATTGCCATGCTCGCTTCGACGATGATGCCGGAAGCCCATGAGGAGGGCGGTGCCATCGTCGGCCTGTTCGCTTCACTTGGTCTGATTACAGCTGTCATCTTAAGTTAACGAACAGGGATCCGTTCCATTTGGAACGAATCCCTGTTTTGTTGTGGTTACCGGCCTTCCCATTCCTGTTTGAACCGTTCGACGAACTCGAGCATATACTGATGGCGATCTTCGGCGATGCGTTTCGCTGTCTTCGTGTTCATTAACTCTTTTAAACGAAATAATTTTTCATCAAAATGGTGTAAGGCACTCGTCTTTCCCGTCCGGTCACCCGGCTTGCGGGGAACGAGTCCCGGTACATACATCGGTTCCTTGAATTGGCCGGCAAACTGGAACGTCCGGGCGATGCCGATTGCACCGATCGCGTCCAACCGGTCTGCATCCTGGACAATCTTCCCTTCGAGTGTCTTCATCGGTGGACGGTCGCCGGCTTTAAATGACAAATTGCTGATGATTTCGAGGATATGCAGGCGGTCCTGTTCCGATACGCGTGATTGCAGATGCTGATCAACGTTTTCGCTCGTTCCGCCGAGTTTACTGTCTGCTACATCATGCAGTAGTGCGGCATGTTCAATGATTCGGACATCCCCCCCTTCAATTTCCGCAATCCGTAATGCCATCGTCCGGACACGTTCGATGTGGGCAAAATCATGTCCGGAAAAGTCATCTGAATGGAATATCCGGACGAACTGTTCCGTTTCTTCACTTAACATAAATACCCTCCCTTTCTTAAAAAAGCGCCGACTCGTCTAATCGAGTCAGCGCTTTTTGTCATAATACTTTCTCCAGGAATTTCTTAGCCCGATCCGTTTTCGGATGATCAAACAATTCGACCGGACTGCCTTCTTCCATCAAAATCCCTTCATCGAGGAACAGGACACGATCCGCGACTTCTTTCGCGAAGCCCATCTCGTGCGTGACGATGACCATCGTCATCCCGCTTTCTGCAAGTTGCTTCATGACGTCCAGCACTTCATTGACCATTTCCGGATCGAGCGCCGACGTCGGCTCATCAAACAACATGACGTTTGGTTCCATCGCTAGCGCACGAGCGATGGCAACACGTTGTTTTTGACCACCCGACAGCTGGTTCGGGAAGTTGTCCCGCTTTTCTGCCAAACCGACCCGATCAAGCAAGACTTCCGCCCGCTTGATAGCCGCGTCTTTCGAGAGACCCAGTACGTTAATCGGTGCATAAATCAAGTTATCGAGCACTGATTTATGCGGAAAGAGATTAAACTGTTGGAACACCATGCCGATGTTTTGACGGGCTTTCGCGATGTTTGCTTTGGGTTTCGTCAGTTCAAATCCATCTACGTTGATTGTTCCGCTTGTCGGTTGTTCTAGTAAATTGATACACCGTAAAAACGTTGATTTTCCGGAACCGGACGGACCGATGACGGCAACCACTTCTCCCCGCCCGACAGTCGTCGTAATACCTTTTAATACTTCCAATTTTCCGAACTGCTTATATAGATCAGTAACTTGAATCATAGGTTCCATCTGATTACCCACTCTTTCTCATAGCTTTTTCGACTTGTTGACCAATCAAGGACAATCCCATGACAAGTACGAAATAAACGAATCCTGCAAACAATAACGGTTCAAAATACAAGGCCTTTTCTCCACCGACGACTTGCGCCCGGCGCATGACGTCGAGCACGCTGACCGTCGAAACGAGTGCCGACTCTTTCGTCAACGTGATCATTTCGTTCATAAGTGCCGGCAGGATGTTTTTAAAGGCTTGCGGCAAGATGATTGAACGCAGTTGTTTCATGTACGGAATTCCGAGTGCATCGGCCGCTTCCCATTGTCCGCGGTCGACGGCTTGAATCCCGGCCCGGATGATCTCCGAGATGTACGCGCCCGAATTTAAGGAGAAGGCGATGACGGCCGATTGATAACCGGTCGTGACGTATCCCGTCAATTGCGGTAAACCAAAGTGAATGATCGCCAGCTGTAAAATGAGCGGTGTTCCGCGGAACACGGCCGTATAGGCATGACCGATGAACCGAACGAATCCGTTTTTCGTGATTTTCAGGGCGGCGACCACGATTCCGATCAGCATCCCGGCAATTGCCGCGACGACCACAACTTGGAACAGAACCGGAATCCCTTGCAGGATGTATGGGATTGAATCTTGAATCTTTGTAAAGTCTATCATAACCAATCTCCTAACGTCGCACAAAAGGGATGAGGTTACCCCCACCCCTATGCACTACTCTTATTTTGCTTCTTTTTGGAACCATTCTTCTGCGAGTTTGTCGATGTCTCCGTTGTCGATCATCTTTTTCAACTCTTTGTTGAAATCGTCACGCATCTTGTCCCCTTTTTTGAAGGCGACAGCAGAGCCGGTTGGTCCATCTTCTTTAATTTCATACGTTTTTAACGCCTTGTCTTGATTCATGTATTTGACGGCGACGGCATCCTCAATGATCAATGCGTCAATCCGGCCCGTATTTAATTCTTGAATAATTTCCGGAATCTTGTTTAACGAAACCGCTTCACTGTCCTTGTACCGGTCTTTTGCTAATGCTTCCTGGATTGATCCAAGCTGGACACCGAGTTTCTTGCCTTTTAATTCGTCATCCGAAGCGATCGCTTTATCTTTTGTCATGACAAGATTTTTAGATTGGAAATAAATATCCGTGAAATCAGCATTCTTTTTCCGTTCGTCAGTCGGCGTCATGCCTGCCATGACGAAATCGACACGACCTGCACTGAGTGCTCCGAGCAGACTACCAAATTCCATGTCCTCGATTTTTAGATCGTATCCGAGATTTTTTGTCACTTCTTTCGCGATGGCGACATCAAATCCGACGATATCATCACCCTTTGCTGTATCGATATACTCAAACGGGAAGTAATCCGCTGACGTTCCCATCGTCAATACTTTATCGTTCTTTTTCGTCGTGTCGCCTGTTGATTCCTCCGAGGCACCACATGCTGCCATCGTGACTGCGAGAATTCCTGCCATTGCCGTTGCTACTAGTTTCTTCATCAATAAATTCCCCTTCCAACGCTCAATTGTCAGAACTTTAACAATAGTATGACTTATGTTTTTTTCTAATTCAATACTAAAAAGTTCGACCTGATTTATTGCTTTTAGAATATACGAATATTTATTCATTGTAAAGCATAATAATATACAAATAGTGCATAAAACATGAATTTATTCATACCAGATGCGTAATCCGTTCTTTTGTTAACGTTTACATTTATTTTGATTCCAATCTTTCGTCTGATAACTAGACGGCTTCACAAAAAAACCTGTTCCGGACGTCCGGAACAGGTTTTTGATTTACTTAGGCGTAGATTTCAATTAACGACTCTAACTTCTCGACGACTTCTTCTGCTGTAAACGATTCGATGTCAAACCGTTCGACCATCGACAGGATGTTTCCATCTTGCATCAATGCGAATGATGGCGATGATGGCGGATATCCTTCGAAGTATTCACGCGCCCGGTCTGTTGCTTCCCGGTCTTGCCCTGCAAATACCGTCACGAAATGATCCGGTTTTACACCTTCCATCCGGTTGATGTAAGCGGCAGCCGGACGAGCAATCCCACCGGCACATCCACAAACCGAGTTGACGAGGACAAGCGTCAAACCGTCACGCTTCATCGCTTCATCGACGCTCTCGACCGTCGTTAATTCTTCAAAGCCAGCAGCTGCTGCTTCTTTACGTGCCGTTTGAACGACATCTTCAAAATACATTTGGAAATCCATTGTATTTGTTTCCCCCTTTAAATCGTTGTCTTCTTTATTGTACGAGTTTCGGTGAAATCTGTCCAAGTCTGCCGCTCAATTCACGTTCTAAATACGGTTTAGCGTGTAACAGGTCTCGGAAAGCGATATACCGGTCAATTTTTTCTTCCGTTGGTTGCTTCGGATTTTTATAAGCCCGAATCAAGATATTTTTCGGCGTGTTTTCTAAATCAATGAATTCAAGTAATTGCGTTTCGTACCCGACAAGTGTCAACAACTCTGCCCGGATGGAATCTGTTGCGAGCGAAGCAAACTTTTCTTGAATCAATCCGTGTTGCAGCATGACGTCAAGCGGTGAACAGTCCAGTTGACGGTTTAACTCCTTCTGACAACACGGGACACTGAGAATGACCGATGCATTCCAGTCGACTGCCCGGGCAAGCGCGACATCCGTCGCAACGTCACAAGCATGTAGCGTCACCATTAAATCAACTTCCGTATCCTGGTCGTAATCATGGACATCACCGACACGGAACGATAAATCATCATACCCTAAATCAGCAGCGATGGCTGTACAGTCTTCGATGACTTCTTTTTTGAGATCAAGACCGGTGACGTTTAAATCAAATCCCTTGACGATTTTCAAGTAATGATAGAGAGCAAACGTCAGATACGACTTCCCGCATCCAAAATCTAAAATCCGTAGCGTCCGTCCTTTCGGCAATGCTACGATACTGTCTTCGACGAATTCAAGAAAACGATTGATTTGTTTAAACTTATCGTATTTTTGACGCTTGACCTGTCCTTCTTCCGTCATGACACCAAGACGAATCAAAAACGGTACCGGCACGCCGTCTTCTAACAAATGGCTTTTCTTTCGATTGTGAGACAGTTCGGCCTTTACCGGTTCCTTGCCTGTCGTCTTCAGTGAAACTTTCATTTTCTTCGAGAGTTGGAACTGGACTTCTTCCGTTTCAAAACGGAATAAAAATTGACGAAATTCGTTAAAATAGTCGTCCATTCGCAAAATAAATTCTTCTATACTTAAATTCTCATGCTTAATGATCCGCTCATGTTGAAACTCTAACTGGATTGCATACGTATCTCTAAGTAGAATCGGTTTTAACTTGATTCGACGCAGATCGTTTGATTTTTGGCGCGGACCGCTAATCGTCGCGTGTATGAGTGAAGTTGCCTGCAGTTTTTCAGTGAGCAGGTCTTTTAATTGGTCTAGTTCCACGTATCGTCCCGTCCTTTTTTTGTTTGGTCTTTCGAAACTGTAGCAAATTCACCCGCGTTCGACAAGCAAGCAAGCTTTATTTTTAGTCGTCATACTTAATTTAAAGGAGGAACACAACATGTTCAAAAAAATTCTTTCACAAATCGGCATCGGTGCCGCAACGGTCGATACACGACTCGAACAAGATCACTGTGAACCCGGTGGAACGATTCAAGGGGTCGTTCATATTAAGGGCGGTAACGTCGATCAGGAAATCGCCCGGATTTATCTCGCCTTCAATACCCAGTACAAACAAGAAGTCGGGGACAGTACGGCATTCACGACGTTCACACTGGACCGGTTTGCATTAAATGAAGCCCCGTTTACGATCGAAGCAGGCGTCGAACGAGAAATACCGTTTACGCTTCAAGTCCCTTTTAATACACCACTTTCCGTCAGCCAATCGAAGTCGTGGATCGAGACGGGTCTTGATATCGCGCAGGCGGTTGACCCTTCTGACCACGATGCTGTCGTCGTCAAAGCCAATGACTACCAATCGGTCATCCTTGAAGCGATGGAAGATCTCGGATTCCGCCTCAAGAAAGCCGATACAGAAAAATTACCGGGTCGCTTCCGGAAAGATTTGCCGATCGCGCAGGAACTTGAGTATTCCGCCCGCGGTACCCATTATGCTCACAAGCTGGACGAAATCGAAGTCATCCTGTTGCAAGACCGGTCCGGCATCGTCATCGTCGTCCAAATCGACCGCCGTGCCCACAGTCTCGGTTCGCTGTTCAGTGAGATGGCCGGTACGGACGAGACGATGACAAAACTTTCGTTATCGAACCAGGACTTAACTAACCCGTCACTTGTAAAGCAACGTCTTGCCGATTTGATTGAACACCACAGTTGATTAATGTCTTCTATAGAACAAACACCGGATCCGCTTTCTGTCGGATCCGGTGTTTTTATTTCAGTCTTTTTTACTTGAATGATG from Exiguobacterium sibiricum 7-3 includes the following:
- a CDS encoding BrxA/BrxB family bacilliredoxin; this translates as MDFQMYFEDVVQTARKEAAAAGFEELTTVESVDEAMKRDGLTLVLVNSVCGCAGGIARPAAAYINRMEGVKPDHFVTVFAGQDREATDRAREYFEGYPPSSPSFALMQDGNILSMVERFDIESFTAEEVVEKLESLIEIYA
- a CDS encoding class I SAM-dependent methyltransferase, coding for MELDQLKDLLTEKLQATSLIHATISGPRQKSNDLRRIKLKPILLRDTYAIQLEFQHERIIKHENLSIEEFILRMDDYFNEFRQFLFRFETEEVQFQLSKKMKVSLKTTGKEPVKAELSHNRKKSHLLEDGVPVPFLIRLGVMTEEGQVKRQKYDKFKQINRFLEFVEDSIVALPKGRTLRILDFGCGKSYLTFALYHYLKIVKGFDLNVTGLDLKKEVIEDCTAIAADLGYDDLSFRVGDVHDYDQDTEVDLMVTLHACDVATDVALARAVDWNASVILSVPCCQKELNRQLDCSPLDVMLQHGLIQEKFASLATDSIRAELLTLVGYETQLLEFIDLENTPKNILIRAYKNPKQPTEEKIDRYIAFRDLLHAKPYLERELSGRLGQISPKLVQ
- a CDS encoding sporulation protein, whose product is MFKKILSQIGIGAATVDTRLEQDHCEPGGTIQGVVHIKGGNVDQEIARIYLAFNTQYKQEVGDSTAFTTFTLDRFALNEAPFTIEAGVEREIPFTLQVPFNTPLSVSQSKSWIETGLDIAQAVDPSDHDAVVVKANDYQSVILEAMEDLGFRLKKADTEKLPGRFRKDLPIAQELEYSARGTHYAHKLDEIEVILLQDRSGIVIVVQIDRRAHSLGSLFSEMAGTDETMTKLSLSNQDLTNPSLVKQRLADLIEHHS